The following proteins are encoded in a genomic region of Sulfurovum indicum:
- a CDS encoding pyridoxine 5'-phosphate synthase → MLLGVNIDHIAVLREARKVADPDPLDALGICKRAGADQITIHLREDRRHMQDSDAKSIIELSALPVNLECAIAPAMIDIACELRPHRVTLVPEKREEVTTEGGLAVTGEQSRLKEAIRRLQKEEIEVSLFIDPALDAVRASIDLGVEWIEFHTGRYANIHAMLYSNLAKTHHSIKELELSRKILKQMLDDELRNLRLLSCDAMELGLRVAAGHGLNMQNVKAIVEIETIEELNIGQSIIARSVYTGLEQAIVDMKALLIR, encoded by the coding sequence ATGTTGTTGGGTGTAAACATCGACCATATTGCTGTTTTAAGAGAAGCCAGAAAAGTAGCCGATCCCGATCCCCTCGATGCACTTGGCATATGTAAACGTGCCGGGGCGGACCAGATCACCATTCATCTGCGTGAGGACAGACGGCATATGCAGGACTCCGATGCCAAAAGCATCATTGAACTCTCTGCCCTTCCTGTGAACCTTGAGTGTGCTATCGCACCGGCCATGATCGATATTGCCTGCGAACTAAGACCCCATCGCGTTACACTGGTACCTGAAAAACGTGAAGAGGTTACCACTGAAGGCGGCCTTGCGGTAACAGGAGAGCAGTCCAGACTCAAAGAGGCGATCAGACGTTTACAGAAAGAGGAGATAGAGGTCTCTCTTTTTATCGATCCTGCCCTGGATGCTGTCAGAGCCTCCATTGATCTTGGTGTTGAGTGGATCGAGTTCCATACAGGCAGGTATGCCAACATTCATGCAATGCTCTACTCCAACCTTGCCAAAACACACCACTCGATCAAAGAACTTGAACTCTCACGCAAAATACTGAAACAGATGCTCGATGATGAACTGCGTAACCTCCGTCTGCTCAGCTGTGACGCTATGGAACTTGGTTTGAGAGTCGCCGCAGGTCACGGACTCAATATGCAAAATGTCAAAGCCATTGTAGAGATAGAGACCATCGAAGAACTCAACATAGGACAAAGCATCATTGCACGCTCTGTCTATACAGGACTGGAACAGGCGATTG